A window from Seriola aureovittata isolate HTS-2021-v1 ecotype China chromosome 14, ASM2101889v1, whole genome shotgun sequence encodes these proteins:
- the anxa11a gene encoding annexin A11a isoform X2: MSYPGYPPQAGAYPPQPGAYPPQPGAYPPQPGAYPPQAGGYPPQPSGYPPQAGGYPPQAGGYPPQAGGYPPQAGGYPPQAGGYPQAPPPGSWGGGPAGGYPSIGLDSLSNPGYNAGMPGGTMPQHQGPGMSYPGQPGQPMAGYPGAPSPNPPMPGYGGAPAPMPGYPKVPSPNPSMPAYGGGAMPVAPPVNRGFRGTIKDFPGADPLKDVEVLRKAMKGFGTDEQAIIELLGSRSNKQRVPLLRAYKTSYGKDLIKDLHSELSGDFRKLVMAMLKSPSEFDAYELYSAIKGAGTDEACLIEILSSRSNAEIKEINRIYKQEYKKSLEDSISGDTSGHFRRLLISLAQGNRDEREHVDVSLAKQDAQALYAAGENKLGTDESKFNAILCARSKPHLRAVFLEYQHMCGRDIEKSIGREMSGDLESGMLAVVKCIKNTPGYFAERLYKAMKGAGTKDRALIRIMVSRSEVDMLDIRQEYVKNYGKSLYTHISGDTSGDYKKLLLKLCGGSD, translated from the exons ATGAGCTACCCTGGATACCCACCTCAGGCAGGTGCTTACCCACCTCAGCCTGGTGCTTACCCACCTCAGCCTGGTGCTTACCCACCTCAGCCTGGAGCTTACCCTCCCCAGGCAGGAGGCTACCCGCCACAGCCAAGTGGCTACCCGCCACAGGCTGGCGGCTACCCCCCGCAGGCTGGCGGCTATCCACCACAGGCTGGCGGCTATCCACCACAGGCAGGAGGCTATCCACCACAGGCTGGAGGTTATCCTCAAGCACCACCACCAG GAAGCTGGGGTGGTGGCCCAGCTGGTGGTTATCCCTCCATTGGGCTTGACAGCTTATCTAACCCTGGATACAACGCTGGCATG CCAGGAGGGACCATGCCCCAACACCAAGGCCCAGGGATGAGCTATCCTGGTCAGCCTGGACAGCCTATGGCAGGGTACCCTGGTGCACCCTCACCTAACCCTCCCATGCCTGGTTATGGAGGAGCACCAGCACCTATGCCAGGATACCCAAAGGTCCCATCACCAAATCCGTCCATGCCAGCCTATGGAGGAGGAGCCATGCCAGTAGCTCCACCAGTCAAT AGGGGATTCAGGGGAACAATCAAGGACTTTCCTGGAGCAGACCCACTCAAAGATGTGGAGGTTCTGAGGAAGGCCATGAAGGGCTTTG GAACTGATGAGCAAGCCATCATTGAATTGCTGGGGAGCCGCTCCAACAAGCAGCGTGTGCCTTTGCTCCGGGCTTACAAAACTTCCTATGGGAAG GATCTGATTAAGGATCTGCATTCAGAACTGTCTGGAGACTTTAGGAAGCTGGTCATGGCCATGTTGAAGAGCCCATCTGAGTTTGATGCCTATGAGCTCTACAGTGCCATCAAG GGAGCTGGAACTGATGAGGCTTGTCTGATTGAGATCCTGTCTTCTCGCTCCAACGCTGAAATCAAGGAGATAAACCGCATTTACAAACAAG AATACAAGAAGTCACTGGAGGATTCCATTAGTGGGGATACCTCGGGCCACTTCCGCAGGCTCCTGATCTCTCTCGCCCAG GGCAATCGTGATGAACGAGAACATGTTGACGTCTCTCTGGCTAAACAAGATGCTCAG GCCCTGTATGCTGCTGGAGAAAACAAGCTGGGAACAGATGAGTCCAAATTCAATGCTATTTTGTGCGCCAGGAGCAAACCCCATCTCAGAGCAG tgtttctCGAGTATCAGCACATGTGTGGCAGAGATATTGAGAAGAGCATTGGCAGGGAGATGTCTGGAGACCTTGAGAGTGGCATGTTGGCAGTGG tgaaGTGTATTAAGAATACACCTGGATACTTTGCTGAGAGGCTTTACAAGGCCATGAAG GGAGCTGGGACCAAGGACAGAGCTCTGATCCGCATCATGGTCTCCCGTTCTGAGGTGGACATGCTGGATATCCGCCAGGAGTATGTTAAAAACTACGGCAAATCGCTGTACACGCACATCTCT GGAGATACATCAGGAGACTACAAGAAACTCCTACTGAAGCTCTGTGGGGGCAGTGACTGA
- the anxa11a gene encoding annexin A11a isoform X1: MSYPGYPPQAGAYPPQPGAYPPQPGAYPPQPGAYPPQAGGYPPQPSGYPPQAGGYPPQAGGYPPQAGGYPPQAGGYPPQAGGYPQAPPPGSWGGGPAGGYPSIGLDSLSNPGYNAGMANQISGMGGFMPNPSMIAQALGGYPSLPQHGGYGAPSPNQQSYGLYPQPGGTMPQHQGPGMSYPGQPGQPMAGYPGAPSPNPPMPGYGGAPAPMPGYPKVPSPNPSMPAYGGGAMPVAPPVNRGFRGTIKDFPGADPLKDVEVLRKAMKGFGTDEQAIIELLGSRSNKQRVPLLRAYKTSYGKDLIKDLHSELSGDFRKLVMAMLKSPSEFDAYELYSAIKGAGTDEACLIEILSSRSNAEIKEINRIYKQEYKKSLEDSISGDTSGHFRRLLISLAQGNRDEREHVDVSLAKQDAQALYAAGENKLGTDESKFNAILCARSKPHLRAVFLEYQHMCGRDIEKSIGREMSGDLESGMLAVVKCIKNTPGYFAERLYKAMKGAGTKDRALIRIMVSRSEVDMLDIRQEYVKNYGKSLYTHISGDTSGDYKKLLLKLCGGSD, translated from the exons ATGAGCTACCCTGGATACCCACCTCAGGCAGGTGCTTACCCACCTCAGCCTGGTGCTTACCCACCTCAGCCTGGTGCTTACCCACCTCAGCCTGGAGCTTACCCTCCCCAGGCAGGAGGCTACCCGCCACAGCCAAGTGGCTACCCGCCACAGGCTGGCGGCTACCCCCCGCAGGCTGGCGGCTATCCACCACAGGCTGGCGGCTATCCACCACAGGCAGGAGGCTATCCACCACAGGCTGGAGGTTATCCTCAAGCACCACCACCAG GAAGCTGGGGTGGTGGCCCAGCTGGTGGTTATCCCTCCATTGGGCTTGACAGCTTATCTAACCCTGGATACAACGCTGGCATG GCCAACCAGATCTCAGGCATGGGGGGTTTTATGCCAAACCCATCCATGATCGCCCAAGCCCTTGGGGGGTACCCATCTCTCCCTCAGCATGGTGGGTATGGTGCCCCCTCCCCTAACCAACAGTCATATGGCCTGTACCCACAGCCAGGAGGGACCATGCCCCAACACCAAGGCCCAGGGATGAGCTATCCTGGTCAGCCTGGACAGCCTATGGCAGGGTACCCTGGTGCACCCTCACCTAACCCTCCCATGCCTGGTTATGGAGGAGCACCAGCACCTATGCCAGGATACCCAAAGGTCCCATCACCAAATCCGTCCATGCCAGCCTATGGAGGAGGAGCCATGCCAGTAGCTCCACCAGTCAAT AGGGGATTCAGGGGAACAATCAAGGACTTTCCTGGAGCAGACCCACTCAAAGATGTGGAGGTTCTGAGGAAGGCCATGAAGGGCTTTG GAACTGATGAGCAAGCCATCATTGAATTGCTGGGGAGCCGCTCCAACAAGCAGCGTGTGCCTTTGCTCCGGGCTTACAAAACTTCCTATGGGAAG GATCTGATTAAGGATCTGCATTCAGAACTGTCTGGAGACTTTAGGAAGCTGGTCATGGCCATGTTGAAGAGCCCATCTGAGTTTGATGCCTATGAGCTCTACAGTGCCATCAAG GGAGCTGGAACTGATGAGGCTTGTCTGATTGAGATCCTGTCTTCTCGCTCCAACGCTGAAATCAAGGAGATAAACCGCATTTACAAACAAG AATACAAGAAGTCACTGGAGGATTCCATTAGTGGGGATACCTCGGGCCACTTCCGCAGGCTCCTGATCTCTCTCGCCCAG GGCAATCGTGATGAACGAGAACATGTTGACGTCTCTCTGGCTAAACAAGATGCTCAG GCCCTGTATGCTGCTGGAGAAAACAAGCTGGGAACAGATGAGTCCAAATTCAATGCTATTTTGTGCGCCAGGAGCAAACCCCATCTCAGAGCAG tgtttctCGAGTATCAGCACATGTGTGGCAGAGATATTGAGAAGAGCATTGGCAGGGAGATGTCTGGAGACCTTGAGAGTGGCATGTTGGCAGTGG tgaaGTGTATTAAGAATACACCTGGATACTTTGCTGAGAGGCTTTACAAGGCCATGAAG GGAGCTGGGACCAAGGACAGAGCTCTGATCCGCATCATGGTCTCCCGTTCTGAGGTGGACATGCTGGATATCCGCCAGGAGTATGTTAAAAACTACGGCAAATCGCTGTACACGCACATCTCT GGAGATACATCAGGAGACTACAAGAAACTCCTACTGAAGCTCTGTGGGGGCAGTGACTGA